A window of Rhododendron vialii isolate Sample 1 chromosome 11a, ASM3025357v1 genomic DNA:
TAACCAAAAAGGGGGAAATCTAACTGTGCTTCCAATCTTGGAGCTGTGGTGGATTTGTTCCAATATGCGAGCATCTTGCAATCTTGGGGTTGTGGTGGTGTCTTTGTTATGGTTTCTGAACCACCTAAAGTGTGGTAGCACTGTCTCTCCGCCTTTTTCTTTAACCTTCAACAGATCCAAAAAGgtatggtaatgtgcacataaattgatttgggtctctaggcctgccctctctgatgccatttagttttgatttgggggcatggttctacaacaaaatgtccctgtagctcctcggttcttggaggtttaggggggccactgtttcagtggtattctgagagcagccactttgtgcatatattgccgaAGGTTaagtctgtctccaatcatcccccgcccatacccccaatgattggggattagatgggttatgttatgttgttgttgttgtaggcaAGAACTACTTGATGTCAGCTCACCTATTGAACTTCTTTACGTGCCATTAAGGAAATGACGAATGCTTGAGCTTCAAATTTGGTAATGACCCGATTCTGAGTAGGTCCAAGCTCAGCtagtttggagttttttttcatAGTTTCTCCCCTTTAGTCTGATATTTCACGCAGAGAACAAATAGATCGATGACTTATCTTAACCAAGACTCAAGACTATAATTCCCTTTCGGGGAGAAGGAGATACCATACAATAGAATGTTTCTATAATTACATGGTACAGTGGAAATACCTTGTTAGGTTTGTCACCCTATGTCATGTTCAATTCAAAGGTTGCTTGCTAATTAGCTTTAACTTACCAATCTGCTAATGTTCTTACCCATATGCCCCATATTTTTTCATGGATTCCATAAATGAAGATTCAAAAGCCAATACAACTAAGGACAAAAACatacaaggagagagagagagagagagagagagagagagagagagagagagagtgtgtgtgtgtgttgagaACCAGGGTAATGCACGATACCTTAAACAAATTAGCTTCCAGGTTGGATTGAGAGCTCCAAAACAAGCAATGAGAACCTTTAGTATCCAGAATAGCATACAAACTGGACTGAAAACAACACAGATAGAAAACAAAAGGTAATTGGTGATGACTTACATGTCGAGAAGGCTATCATCTATGAGCATCTTTTTGAGTTCAAGAGCAATTTGAATGGCCACATGATTAGGAATCTGGAATAACAAAATAATGATTCCTCCATCTGCTAGACAATTTCTGCCTGATGATGGCATCGGTGTTaatcatgttaggatccaggcTGCCCAGTTATTTTGCTATGCTCATTAGACTTAGTTGTTTGAATCTTTTAACTCTATTGGTTTGTTGAACTTctttgaatttctaaagcacccaaaaaaaagaaaatctcaCTTAtgcaattgtaggggttcgatttaggaggagggaccttcgcctgaactagtacttcacttccgctactccgttcctccgccgctgaccctgcaacaagtcactaaggctggaatagcctagtgaccctccgacgatcaagttagatgtaaggagaaatgcttttaggtctagggttagggtaagatggcatacctctcaaagatgagtatctctttgt
This region includes:
- the LOC131307687 gene encoding uncharacterized protein LOC131307687 isoform X2, whose protein sequence is MPSSGRNCLADGGIIILLFQIPNHVAIQIALELKKMLIDDSLLDISQSNLEANLFKVKEKGGETVLPHFRWFRNHNKDTTTTPRLQDARILEQIHHSSKIGSTMVSA